One region of Gilliamella sp. ESL0405 genomic DNA includes:
- a CDS encoding beta-ketoacyl-[acyl-carrier-protein] synthase family protein: MVYVAAFGAINSLGSSQDEIKHNLSQNYCAKHCLIQQEGWLLNGKKTWLGKVNNQTLPAIPKHLSPYSTRNNQLLYAAYLQIQTEINKAIKKYNADRIAIVIGTSTSGIDEGDKYIKQLTQTGNHNQNFTYAQQELGNPSCFLTMLLGLTGPSYTISTACTSSAKAIISGKRLIELGIVDAAIVGGADSLSRMPINGFNALEALSEKPCTPFAEKRDGINIGEAGALFLLTKEPTSDIRLLGIGESSDAYHISSPHPEGIGAQQAMQMALDTAKLTINDIGYINLHGTATKLNDLAESKAVYRLFKQNLPPCSSTKHLTGHTLGSAAITELALSCLLLDQNIYLPQQDFSQSPYDESLDKINIITKKMMLEKRIIMSNSFAFGGNNASLIIGKI; encoded by the coding sequence ATGGTTTATGTAGCAGCATTTGGTGCAATTAATAGTTTAGGTAGTTCTCAAGACGAAATTAAACATAATTTAAGTCAAAATTATTGTGCTAAGCATTGTTTAATTCAACAAGAAGGATGGTTATTAAACGGCAAAAAAACTTGGTTAGGAAAAGTTAATAATCAGACACTTCCTGCTATTCCTAAACATTTATCGCCATATTCAACCCGAAATAATCAACTACTTTATGCTGCCTATTTACAGATTCAGACAGAAATAAACAAAGCGATAAAAAAATATAACGCTGATCGCATTGCCATTGTGATAGGAACAAGCACATCAGGTATTGATGAAGGCGATAAGTATATAAAACAACTGACGCAAACAGGCAACCATAATCAAAATTTCACTTATGCTCAACAAGAGTTAGGCAACCCTTCTTGTTTTTTAACCATGTTACTAGGGTTAACCGGGCCAAGTTACACAATATCAACAGCTTGTACTTCAAGTGCGAAAGCAATAATAAGTGGCAAAAGATTAATTGAGCTTGGTATTGTTGATGCCGCAATTGTGGGTGGTGCCGACAGCTTAAGCAGAATGCCAATCAACGGATTCAACGCTCTTGAAGCACTTTCAGAAAAACCCTGTACCCCATTTGCTGAAAAACGAGATGGCATCAATATTGGTGAAGCCGGTGCTCTATTTTTATTAACTAAAGAACCGACCAGTGATATTAGGCTATTAGGCATAGGTGAATCATCAGATGCTTACCATATCTCTTCACCGCATCCCGAAGGAATAGGCGCTCAACAGGCCATGCAAATGGCGTTAGATACGGCTAAATTGACGATCAATGATATTGGTTATATCAATTTACATGGCACCGCAACCAAATTAAATGATTTAGCTGAAAGCAAAGCTGTCTATCGATTATTTAAACAAAACTTACCGCCTTGCAGTTCAACTAAACATCTTACCGGACACACATTAGGCAGTGCGGCTATAACTGAACTTGCGCTTAGTTGCCTGTTGCTCGATCAAAATATCTATCTACCTCAACAAGACTTTTCCCAATCACCTTATGATGAAAGTCTGGATAAAATTAATATAATTACTAAAAAAATGATGTTAGAAAAACGGATTATAATGTCGAATTCGTTCGCATTTGGCGGTAATAATGCATCACTAATTATCGGAAAAATATGA
- a CDS encoding DUF3261 domain-containing protein → MKKYIVLIMVIVGFLATGCASKTKSEAWFTKDTKVSIPKPNFENNYHDQQLLKFKYNDQEHSLIILLDAKDDQLKVIGLSALGIRLFELSYTGESIKTKQNIFIKQLPPPEQVLSDILLSILPLKQWQAVLPQGWKLIDNDYHRQLIDDQQNIIIDISYNQTTSNQIRKPTQIKHNIFGYQISIQSMEAK, encoded by the coding sequence ATGAAAAAATATATTGTTTTAATTATGGTTATCGTTGGTTTCTTAGCAACCGGATGCGCTAGCAAAACAAAATCCGAAGCTTGGTTTACTAAAGATACAAAAGTGAGTATTCCCAAACCTAATTTTGAAAATAACTATCATGATCAACAGCTATTAAAATTTAAATATAATGACCAAGAGCACTCTTTAATTATCCTTTTAGACGCTAAAGATGATCAACTCAAGGTTATAGGGCTTTCGGCACTTGGAATACGCTTATTTGAATTGAGCTATACAGGCGAAAGTATCAAAACCAAACAAAATATTTTTATCAAGCAACTCCCTCCGCCCGAACAAGTGCTATCTGATATCTTATTAAGCATTCTGCCTCTTAAGCAATGGCAAGCGGTTTTACCACAAGGGTGGAAACTTATTGATAATGACTATCACAGACAATTAATCGATGATCAACAAAACATCATTATTGATATTAGTTATAATCAAACAACATCGAATCAGATTAGAAAACCTACACAGATAAAACATAATATATTTGGTTATCAAATTTCAATACAGAGCATGGAAGCAAAATAG
- a CDS encoding MMPL family transporter, which yields MNSRYSNNKKLLKIRAILWLFVVISILLTAGYLIQHSKLNTSVLSLLPNEQTNDVPVEIIDGFQDRLDKQLVWLIKPQQATNLEPVNWWYEHLQKQPFIHSVNGYFDEQFQQNWGKFAYQYRYQLLDETTANRIEMHNQFAWIESQIYSPFSGVSATELNNDPLLLTRSSQLNQLNSAGKLAIKNKWLSVQDSLGNDWYMIYADLKDSSFNISQSHQIVEQLDALIEQLQINWPETNILKRGVLFYSDYASEQAQNDISTIGSISVIGIILLIMSIFRSVIPIFLSLLSIFIGIVCGLVAVLASFGQIHIMTLVMSTSIIGIAIDYSLHYLTERLLHGDQESPYASLKKLISTLFIALCTSFIAYLVLLIAPFPGLKQLSMFAIFGLIGAFMTVICWYPILVNKLPVRQQVGHRILTRWLDIWQNKKTQWLLVSSALIFIGIGLSNLKIDDDIGKLQALPAELQQQEQQIIDITGQTSDQKWFIVFGDNAEQTLQRLENFIPKLEQAKSNGWFTQYQSINLPSIGKQKRNIALIEQYTPEIIAKLNQIGFAIKTPSLQETNTFITPNLWEQSEISHGKKLLWLSLKTGESATLIPISGINNLTEISQMSQIDEGIYWLDRRSEFTTMFTHYRVYLTKLIIGSVIAICICFMVYNRKHGIKTGLKSTLPTLLSIGIALSVHGMIDQTLNLFSMLALILVIGIGIDYSLFLSNRKSQTQSALLAVTMAAITTLLSFGLLIISHTTAIMGFGLVLTSGIFGAFVFAPLAINNRLVLKKD from the coding sequence ATGAACAGTCGTTATTCAAATAACAAAAAGTTACTTAAAATAAGAGCCATTTTATGGCTTTTTGTTGTGATAAGCATACTCTTAACTGCTGGCTATCTGATACAACATAGCAAACTCAACACAAGCGTACTGTCACTACTGCCTAACGAACAAACTAACGATGTTCCAGTAGAAATTATTGATGGCTTTCAAGATAGATTGGATAAACAGCTGGTTTGGTTAATCAAACCTCAGCAAGCAACCAATTTAGAGCCAGTAAATTGGTGGTATGAACATTTACAAAAGCAGCCTTTTATTCATAGTGTTAATGGGTATTTTGATGAACAATTTCAGCAAAATTGGGGCAAATTTGCCTATCAATACCGATATCAATTGTTAGACGAAACTACCGCCAATCGAATTGAAATGCACAATCAATTTGCATGGATTGAGAGCCAAATTTATTCACCATTTAGCGGGGTTAGTGCCACAGAATTAAATAATGACCCACTCTTACTGACGCGATCTTCACAGCTTAATCAGCTCAATAGTGCCGGAAAACTGGCAATTAAAAATAAATGGCTATCAGTTCAAGATAGTTTGGGTAATGACTGGTACATGATTTATGCTGATCTTAAAGATTCCTCATTTAACATTAGCCAATCACATCAAATTGTCGAACAGTTAGATGCGCTTATTGAACAACTACAAATTAACTGGCCTGAAACTAACATTTTAAAACGAGGCGTTCTTTTTTACAGCGATTATGCTAGTGAACAAGCCCAAAATGATATATCGACTATTGGAAGCATTTCAGTTATCGGCATTATTTTATTAATTATGTCTATATTTCGTTCCGTCATACCCATTTTTCTTTCATTACTTTCAATTTTTATTGGTATTGTTTGCGGTTTAGTTGCGGTATTGGCTTCATTTGGCCAAATCCACATTATGACTTTAGTCATGAGTACAAGTATTATCGGAATAGCGATAGATTATTCATTACACTATTTAACTGAACGACTTTTGCATGGTGATCAAGAATCACCTTATGCAAGCTTAAAAAAATTAATATCAACATTATTCATTGCATTATGCACAAGTTTTATTGCCTATTTGGTACTGTTAATTGCACCTTTCCCGGGGTTAAAACAGTTATCCATGTTTGCTATTTTTGGATTAATTGGCGCATTTATGACAGTTATTTGCTGGTACCCTATTTTGGTCAATAAATTACCTGTACGCCAACAAGTCGGCCACCGTATATTGACTCGCTGGCTGGATATATGGCAAAACAAAAAAACACAGTGGCTATTAGTATCATCAGCCCTGATATTTATCGGTATCGGGTTATCCAATTTAAAAATTGATGACGATATTGGCAAATTGCAAGCATTACCTGCAGAACTACAACAACAAGAACAGCAGATAATCGATATTACAGGGCAAACAAGCGACCAAAAATGGTTTATTGTCTTTGGTGATAATGCAGAGCAGACATTACAACGGCTTGAAAATTTTATACCTAAATTAGAACAGGCAAAATCAAATGGCTGGTTTACGCAATATCAAAGTATCAATTTACCTTCTATTGGCAAACAGAAGCGAAACATTGCATTGATAGAGCAATATACCCCCGAAATTATCGCAAAACTCAACCAAATTGGTTTTGCAATTAAAACACCAAGTCTTCAAGAAACAAACACATTTATTACACCTAATTTATGGGAACAAAGTGAAATCAGCCATGGGAAAAAGCTACTTTGGCTATCATTAAAAACCGGTGAAAGTGCAACTTTAATTCCAATAAGTGGTATAAATAATTTAACCGAAATTTCTCAAATGTCTCAAATTGACGAGGGTATTTATTGGTTAGATCGACGTTCAGAATTTACAACCATGTTTACACATTATCGAGTTTATCTGACAAAGCTCATTATCGGATCAGTTATTGCGATTTGTATATGTTTTATGGTTTATAATCGTAAGCATGGGATAAAAACCGGTTTGAAAAGCACACTTCCAACACTTTTATCCATTGGCATTGCGCTATCAGTACATGGCATGATTGATCAAACGTTGAATCTTTTTTCAATGTTGGCACTTATCCTTGTGATTGGTATTGGTATCGATTATAGTCTGTTTTTAAGTAATCGCAAAAGCCAAACCCAAAGTGCCCTGTTAGCCGTAACAATGGCAGCGATAACGACACTTTTATCATTTGGGTTACTGATAATTAGTCACACAACTGCTATTATGGGATTTGGTTTAGTACTAACTAGTGGCATTTTTGGCGCATTTGTATTTGCCCCTTTAGCAATCAATAATCGCCTTGTATTAAAAAAGGATTAG
- a CDS encoding outer membrane lipoprotein carrier protein LolA, producing the protein MKKYFVIVITLFLIFSSGITQAITLENLQQQFSQNKVVRADFKQDRFINGLSHPLHSTGKMIISQQDGLWWQQLSPFKMTLKMNQVRMEQNIDGGTPQIITAENQPQLFQFNHLLSAIFTADAQMLKNNFKLTLTEHDKQWNLTLIPISAPLNKIFKQIQLSGNVYLEKITLDDMQNDKTEITFFNHKTTKLTQHEQSLFK; encoded by the coding sequence ATGAAAAAATATTTTGTCATTGTCATCACCCTATTTTTGATATTTTCAAGTGGCATAACTCAGGCAATAACACTCGAAAACTTGCAGCAACAATTTAGTCAAAATAAAGTTGTTCGAGCAGATTTCAAACAAGATCGTTTTATCAATGGATTAAGTCATCCCCTACATTCGACAGGTAAAATGATTATATCTCAACAAGATGGATTATGGTGGCAACAACTCAGTCCTTTTAAAATGACCTTAAAAATGAATCAAGTTAGAATGGAACAGAATATTGACGGAGGAACACCACAAATAATAACAGCTGAAAATCAACCTCAACTGTTTCAATTCAATCATTTACTATCTGCGATTTTTACTGCTGACGCACAAATGCTAAAAAATAACTTTAAATTAACACTCACAGAACATGATAAGCAGTGGAATTTAACATTGATCCCAATATCAGCCCCACTAAATAAAATTTTCAAGCAGATACAGCTAAGCGGAAATGTATATCTTGAAAAGATCACGCTTGATGATATGCAAAATGATAAAACGGAAATTACATTTTTCAACCACAAGACAACTAAATTAACACAACATGAACAGTCGTTATTCAAATAA
- a CDS encoding thioesterase family protein encodes MNNNASHNAIIEYTTSFHDTDAMGVVWHGNYLKFFEKAREALFQKFNYGYKDMIDSGYLWPIVDTRVKYIAPIIAEQKIQIMAKLEEYEHRIKISYLITDSQGRKTTCGYTIQVAVLATTQEMSFVTPHIFLERFGLLK; translated from the coding sequence ATGAATAACAACGCTAGCCATAATGCAATCATCGAATATACCACTTCATTTCACGATACAGATGCCATGGGCGTTGTATGGCATGGAAACTATTTAAAATTTTTTGAAAAAGCACGTGAAGCCTTGTTTCAGAAATTCAACTATGGTTATAAAGATATGATTGACTCCGGTTACCTATGGCCGATAGTCGATACACGAGTCAAGTACATTGCACCGATAATTGCAGAGCAAAAAATCCAGATTATGGCTAAGTTAGAAGAGTATGAACATCGAATAAAAATTAGTTATCTCATAACCGACAGTCAAGGAAGAAAAACGACTTGCGGTTATACAATTCAAGTTGCGGTATTAGCAACAACCCAAGAAATGAGTTTTGTTACCCCTCATATTTTTTTAGAACGATTTGGATTATTAAAATGA
- a CDS encoding glycosyltransferase — translation MSINTINLSANYCFVIPCYNHSHALPKVLKSIEQYQLKCIVIDDGSSIEQAQKIKLITDQYAWVILIRLATNQGKGAAVINGLKYAYNQGYNYAIQIDADGQHDSNSITQLIEQSQLNPYSLISGCPIYDSSVPKHRLIARYITHFWVWIETLSLSIKDSMCGFRIYPLQATNKLLRRCKIGKRMDFDTDIMVKLYWQGTNSVFVPTKVTYPEDGVSHFKAVKDNLLISWMHTKLFFGMFPRMVSLIKRNFKKKKDQQHWSQIQERKGLWGLRFILKFYRLLGRRAAKAIMFPVICYFWLTGKKQRQASQQYLQRIKNHYDKIPFVEKKRLTSFNHFLRFGEALLDKLACWQGDIKINDIYIPNNQEFLNLIDKKKGIVLIGSHLGDIEMCRALAQLSHDVKINALVFNKNSSRFKQVLSEANNASTVNLIQVDTLGADTAIMLKQKLDAGEWIAIVGDRTSTNPHQRMQENAVSWANFLGSPAPFPKGPFILSSALSAPVYLFWGLKPNGRFQIHFELFSDNLKFSRKNRQAEIDLIIQKYAKRLEHYCLVSPLDWFNFYDFWDFNKPELNEATTKVDKNE, via the coding sequence ATGTCAATAAACACGATTAATCTATCGGCAAATTATTGTTTTGTAATTCCATGTTATAACCACAGCCATGCGTTACCAAAAGTCCTCAAAAGTATTGAACAATACCAACTCAAGTGCATCGTCATTGATGACGGTAGTTCGATTGAACAAGCTCAAAAGATAAAACTTATTACCGACCAATATGCTTGGGTGATCTTAATTCGTCTAGCAACCAATCAAGGTAAAGGTGCAGCTGTAATCAATGGGCTTAAATATGCCTATAATCAAGGCTATAATTATGCCATTCAAATCGATGCTGACGGACAGCACGACAGCAATAGCATCACACAGTTAATCGAACAATCACAATTAAACCCATATTCCTTAATTTCAGGCTGTCCGATATATGATAGTTCCGTACCCAAACATCGGCTGATCGCAAGATACATTACCCATTTCTGGGTATGGATTGAAACGCTATCATTGAGTATAAAAGATAGCATGTGTGGCTTTCGTATCTACCCACTACAAGCTACCAATAAATTATTAAGGCGTTGCAAAATCGGGAAACGCATGGATTTTGATACAGACATTATGGTGAAATTATACTGGCAAGGTACCAATAGCGTTTTTGTACCAACTAAAGTCACTTACCCCGAAGATGGTGTCTCACATTTTAAAGCGGTGAAAGATAATTTATTAATATCATGGATGCACACTAAACTATTTTTCGGCATGTTTCCACGAATGGTTTCGCTAATAAAAAGAAATTTCAAAAAAAAGAAAGATCAACAACACTGGTCACAAATTCAAGAACGAAAAGGACTTTGGGGTCTTAGGTTTATTTTAAAGTTTTACCGTTTGTTAGGTAGAAGAGCAGCCAAGGCTATCATGTTTCCGGTTATTTGTTATTTTTGGCTGACCGGTAAAAAACAACGTCAGGCATCACAACAATATTTGCAAAGAATAAAAAATCATTATGACAAAATACCTTTTGTTGAAAAGAAAAGGCTAACCTCTTTTAATCACTTTTTAAGATTTGGAGAGGCATTACTAGATAAACTTGCGTGCTGGCAAGGCGATATAAAAATTAACGATATATACATTCCCAATAACCAAGAGTTCTTAAACCTCATCGATAAAAAAAAAGGAATAGTATTAATAGGTTCACATTTAGGTGATATTGAAATGTGTCGAGCGCTTGCGCAGCTTTCTCATGATGTAAAAATTAATGCATTAGTCTTTAATAAAAATTCAAGCCGTTTCAAGCAAGTATTAAGTGAAGCCAATAATGCTTCAACGGTTAATCTTATTCAAGTCGATACCTTAGGCGCCGACACTGCAATTATGCTTAAACAAAAACTAGATGCAGGTGAATGGATTGCCATTGTTGGTGATAGAACCTCGACCAATCCGCATCAAAGGATGCAAGAAAACGCGGTCAGTTGGGCGAATTTTTTAGGATCGCCAGCACCTTTTCCTAAAGGCCCTTTCATCCTCTCATCTGCATTAAGTGCGCCGGTTTATCTTTTTTGGGGATTAAAACCAAATGGGCGTTTTCAAATACACTTTGAACTTTTTTCAGATAATCTCAAATTCTCTCGAAAAAATCGTCAAGCTGAAATCGACTTAATCATCCAAAAATATGCAAAAAGGTTGGAACACTATTGTTTAGTGTCACCATTAGACTGGTTTAACTTTTATGATTTTTGGGATTTTAATAAGCCTGAATTAAACGAAGCAACAACAAAAGTAGATAAAAATGAATAA
- a CDS encoding acyl carrier protein, whose product MDKQQIFEQVKSALVQLFELSSEDITPESKLFEELDLDSIDAVDLVVHLQKKIGKKVDPETFKSVRTVQDVVDAVDNLINSK is encoded by the coding sequence ATGGATAAACAACAAATCTTTGAGCAAGTTAAATCTGCACTTGTCCAACTTTTTGAACTTTCATCTGAAGATATCACACCCGAATCAAAACTTTTTGAAGAGCTAGATTTAGATAGTATTGATGCGGTTGATTTAGTCGTTCATCTACAAAAGAAGATCGGTAAAAAAGTTGATCCTGAAACATTCAAATCAGTCAGAACTGTTCAAGACGTTGTTGATGCGGTTGATAACTTAATTAATAGTAAATAA
- a CDS encoding phosphopantetheine-binding protein, with the protein MEKLQNEIKQIIIDVLNLEDITPADIDTKAPLFGDGLGLDSIDALELGLAIKSNYGIVLSSESEETKKAFYSVQTLADFISAQQ; encoded by the coding sequence ATGGAAAAGCTACAAAATGAAATTAAGCAGATAATTATAGATGTACTTAATTTGGAGGATATCACACCGGCTGACATAGATACAAAAGCCCCGCTGTTTGGTGATGGATTAGGTCTGGATTCTATTGATGCTTTAGAGCTAGGACTTGCGATAAAAAGCAATTATGGTATTGTTTTATCTTCTGAAAGTGAAGAGACCAAAAAAGCGTTTTATTCCGTTCAAACATTAGCAGATTTTATTTCAGCACAACAATAA
- a CDS encoding 1-acyl-sn-glycerol-3-phosphate acyltransferase → MDDEREVIKQRRQINIFWRLIATTFGFILFGSYGLFILSLLWFTLLRLFVWNEAKRIAIAQKSISFSFKIFLWIVKSLGIIDYQFYGLEKLKQDKNCLIVANHPSLLDVVLLASVMPRCDCLVKGALLQNIFISGIIKTAGYILNQESEKILPQCQQILANGGRILIFPEGTRSVPNEPIKLQRGAANIALRCHADLRVIHIQCNPPLLFKKQKWYRIPYKKPCFTITIGEKIAINEFSEFSTTIAARKLTQRLTSIFNEKSEII, encoded by the coding sequence ATGGACGATGAACGAGAAGTAATTAAACAACGCCGTCAAATCAATATATTTTGGCGTCTTATTGCTACCACATTTGGATTTATATTATTTGGATCTTATGGATTATTCATACTATCGCTATTGTGGTTTACGTTATTAAGATTATTTGTTTGGAACGAAGCTAAAAGAATCGCTATTGCGCAAAAAAGTATTAGTTTCAGCTTTAAGATTTTTTTATGGATTGTCAAATCGCTAGGTATTATCGATTATCAGTTTTACGGTCTTGAAAAACTTAAACAAGATAAAAATTGTTTAATCGTTGCAAATCATCCCTCCTTACTTGATGTCGTACTGTTAGCGTCAGTTATGCCTCGCTGTGATTGTTTAGTAAAAGGTGCATTGTTACAAAATATTTTTATCAGTGGAATTATCAAAACGGCAGGTTACATTTTAAATCAGGAGTCTGAAAAAATATTGCCTCAATGTCAGCAAATTCTGGCAAATGGCGGACGAATTTTAATATTTCCTGAAGGAACAAGAAGTGTACCGAATGAACCGATCAAATTACAAAGAGGGGCGGCTAATATCGCATTAAGGTGTCATGCAGATTTGAGAGTCATCCACATCCAATGTAACCCTCCTTTACTGTTCAAAAAACAAAAATGGTACCGAATACCATATAAAAAACCCTGTTTCACTATTACAATTGGCGAAAAAATAGCGATTAACGAATTTTCTGAATTTAGTACTACGATAGCGGCACGGAAATTAACCCAGCGCTTAACATCAATTTTTAACGAAAAAAGTGAGATAATTTAA
- a CDS encoding beta-ketoacyl synthase chain length factor yields MNFSFSIKNWFALSSGLSNQSDWENWSKNSNHDWNLPLPKLVNLPMMQARRMSVQSRLAVEVGMELIKQSQVPDLAVFTSQHGEIDKTYKILSMLNQNSDISPTDFALSVHNTASGLLTIIAKKPIPITSISAHYDSFQQGLIEAISVLTQEDKTVLLIDFDGTIPDTYHSYIKSSVPTYAVGYIITRGNEISCQNITQTTTVPAEKYPQSLAFLRAYLNKQQRFIVKGNTQDWLWTMNEK; encoded by the coding sequence ATGAATTTTTCTTTTTCCATAAAAAACTGGTTTGCTCTCTCTTCTGGTCTATCTAATCAATCGGATTGGGAAAATTGGTCTAAAAATTCCAACCATGATTGGAATTTGCCTTTGCCAAAGCTAGTCAATTTACCCATGATGCAAGCTCGCAGGATGAGTGTTCAATCACGTCTAGCGGTAGAAGTTGGAATGGAATTAATTAAACAATCTCAAGTTCCCGATCTCGCGGTATTTACCAGTCAACATGGAGAGATAGATAAAACATATAAAATTTTATCAATGCTCAATCAAAATAGTGATATTTCGCCCACTGATTTTGCTTTATCAGTTCATAATACCGCATCAGGTTTGTTAACTATTATTGCCAAAAAACCAATCCCAATCACTTCTATTTCTGCTCATTATGACAGTTTTCAACAAGGATTAATTGAAGCAATATCTGTATTAACGCAAGAAGATAAAACAGTATTACTAATAGACTTCGACGGAACCATTCCCGATACATATCACAGTTATATAAAGTCATCGGTTCCAACTTACGCTGTTGGCTATATAATAACAAGAGGTAATGAGATCAGTTGCCAGAATATAACGCAAACAACAACTGTTCCTGCTGAAAAATACCCACAATCGCTTGCTTTTTTACGTGCTTATTTAAATAAGCAACAGCGCTTCATAGTAAAAGGAAATACTCAAGATTGGTTATGGACGATGAACGAGAAGTAA
- a CDS encoding class I SAM-dependent methyltransferase — protein sequence MKGLNTKKFNYDKDIYTALEAITEAQKIAFAPLMFQAVACMKNEGILAQLDNAGKTGMSLDDLMDKVSLSSYSLQLLLDIGLSMHIVYQDNDHFILGKVGHYLLHDTMTKVNFDFVKDVCYQSMFYLQDSLANGKPEGLKVFGDWNTIYPALQELPEQAKKSWFAFDHFYSDHSFPVAYSHIKDLNPKHIYDVGGNTGKWAIFCAQQCADLKITLLDLPQQIAVAQNNIKAAGFDDRINGFAVDLLLAKQLPNEADVWWMSQFLDCFSVEQITHILSLIHGSMREDAVLCIMDLFWDRQAFEAGALSLNASSLYFTCLANGNSRFYHSKVFYQCLNSAGFHVEKDIDGLGYGHTLLICKKR from the coding sequence TTGAAAGGACTCAACACAAAAAAATTTAATTATGATAAGGATATTTATACTGCCTTAGAAGCAATAACTGAAGCACAAAAAATAGCATTTGCACCATTAATGTTTCAAGCTGTTGCGTGTATGAAAAATGAAGGCATATTAGCTCAACTCGATAATGCCGGTAAAACTGGTATGAGTTTAGATGATTTAATGGATAAAGTTTCGTTGTCATCTTATTCTCTTCAGCTTTTATTAGATATTGGATTGAGTATGCATATTGTTTATCAAGATAATGATCATTTTATTTTAGGTAAGGTTGGTCATTATTTGCTACATGACACGATGACGAAGGTAAACTTCGATTTTGTGAAAGACGTGTGTTATCAAAGTATGTTTTATCTTCAAGACTCATTAGCAAATGGTAAACCTGAAGGATTAAAAGTATTTGGTGATTGGAATACTATTTACCCCGCATTACAAGAATTACCTGAACAAGCAAAAAAAAGCTGGTTCGCCTTTGACCACTTCTATTCTGATCATTCATTTCCAGTTGCTTATTCTCATATTAAAGATCTCAATCCTAAGCATATTTATGATGTTGGCGGAAATACCGGTAAATGGGCTATTTTTTGTGCCCAGCAATGTGCAGATCTTAAGATAACGCTCTTAGATTTACCTCAACAAATAGCCGTTGCCCAAAATAATATTAAAGCAGCCGGTTTTGATGATCGAATTAATGGTTTTGCCGTTGACTTATTATTAGCCAAACAACTGCCGAATGAAGCTGATGTTTGGTGGATGAGCCAGTTTTTAGATTGTTTTAGTGTAGAACAAATTACCCATATTTTGTCGTTGATTCATGGTAGCATGAGAGAGGATGCAGTTTTATGTATTATGGATCTTTTTTGGGACAGACAAGCTTTTGAAGCAGGGGCATTAAGTTTAAATGCTTCATCTTTATACTTTACGTGTTTAGCAAATGGTAATAGCCGTTTTTATCATTCGAAGGTTTTTTATCAGTGTTTAAATAGCGCCGGTTTTCACGTTGAAAAGGATATTGATGGCTTAGGATACGGTCATACTTTGTTGATATGTAAAAAACGTTAA